One window from the genome of Brachionichthys hirsutus isolate HB-005 chromosome 19, CSIRO-AGI_Bhir_v1, whole genome shotgun sequence encodes:
- the LOC137908781 gene encoding synaptic vesicle 2-related protein-like, translated as MENWSRPRRILYKRHLSSEERFVGQSDEDQNTDHEICTITSEGGTSASRSGSDEEETLTVDYVLETIGFGKFHWKLSFVTGFAWMGEAMEMMILTILGPQLRCEWRLPSYKVALIISVVFLFSAISCPGWGRVYDMYGRRVGLIMSMCWTLFYGLLSAFAPTYSWFLFLQGLVGFGLGGIPQTVTLYSEFLPIKKRGTYIMMMTLFWSGGGVFEVLLALWIMPTLGWRWLLIVSTLPLAIFICFCFWLPESPRFDLLTGNAEKAMATLQRVAKDNGKAMPPGKVTAHTQKDRGQIKDLLSPQYWRMTILLWFLWLSIAFSYYGIILLTTELLQTGDSCGTIKGADLDPTCNLECNYLTSADYKSLLWTTFAEVPGIFAVLWIMERIGRRKTMALCLFIFSLLILPLYACIGRVALTICIFIARAFIIGVFQVVYIYTPEVFPTENRALAMGTCSMMSKLGSLVSPFVSEVMLRKSKYLSLSVYCGCTLLAGFLPLMLPLETLGRGLQESSLNKEAGVQMTTTTSQTDGRSNKIGQ; from the exons ATGGAGAACTGGAGCAGACCAAGAAGGATTTTGTACAAGCGCCATCTGAG CAGTGAGGAACGTTTTGTGGGTCAGAGCGATGAGGACCAGAACACAGACCATGAGATCTGCACCATCACCTCAGAGGGAGGAACTTCTGCATCCAGGTCTGGATCTGACGAAGAAG AAACCTTAACGGTAGACTATGTACTGGAAACCATTGGCTTTGGAAAATTCCATTGGAAATTATCTTTCGTCACTGGTTTCGCATGG ATGGGAGAAGCCATGGAAATGATGATCCTCACCATCTTGGGCCCCCAGCTGCGATGTGAGTGGAGGCTGCCCAGCTACAAGGTGGCTCTCATAATATCG GTGGTGTTTCTTTTCTCGGCGATAAGTTGTCCTGGATGGGGGCGTGTTTATGACATGTACGGCAGAAGAGTT GGTCTGATCATGTCTATGTGCTGGACCCTGTTTTATGGTCTGTTGAGCGCCTTCGCTCCAACATATTCCTGGTTCTTGTTCCTGCAGGGCCTCGTCGGCTTCGGCCTCGGCGGAATTCCTCAGAC GGTGACACTTTACTCAGAGTTCCTCCCCATTAAGAAGAGAGGCACCTACATCATGATGATGACG TTATTCTGGTCAGGTGGTGGTGTGTTCGAGGTCCTGCTGGCATTGTGGATCATGCCCACACTTGGTTGGAGATGGCTGCTCATTGTGTCCACTCTACCATTGGCGATATTCATCTGCTTCTGCTTT TGGCTTCCCGAAAGTCCTCGCTTTGACTTGCTGACTGGAAACGCAGAGAAAGCCATGGCGACCTTACAGCGTGTCGCCAAAGACAATGGTAAGGCCATGCCTCCAGGGAAGGTGACCGCCCACACACAG AAGGACCGCGGGCAGATTAAAGATCTCCTTTCTCCTCAGTATTGGAGGATGACTATTCTTCTGTGGTTTCTCTG GCTTTCCATTGCGTTCTCCTATTATGGCATAATCCTTTTGACGACTGAGCTGCTCCAGACTGGAGATTCGTGTGGCA CGATCAAAGGAGCCGATCTGGACCCCACCTGTAACTTAGAATGTAATTATTTGACATCAGCTGACTACAAAAGCCTTTTATGGACAACCTTTGCTGAAGTCCCAG GTATTTTTGCTGTCCTTTGGATAATGGAGCGTATTGGCAGGAGGAAGACCATGGCATTGTGCTTATTCATATTCTCTTTGTTGATTTTGCCTTTGTATGCTTGTATCGGGAG GGTCGCTCTTACAATCTGCATCTTTATTGCCAGAGCCTTCATCATTGGAGTATTCCAAGTTGTTTACATCTACACACCAGAG GTGTTTCCTACAGAAAATAGAGCCTTAGCGATGGGGACTTGTAGCATGATGTCTAAACTGGGTTCCCTCGTTTCTCCATTTGTGTCAGAG GTGATGCTCAGGAAATCGAAGTATTTGAGCCTTTCTGTCTACTGTGGCTGCACTCTGCTGGCTGGCTTTTTGCCTCTCATGTTGCCGTTGGAGACTTTGGGCAGGGGACTGCAGGAATCCAGTCTTAACAAGGAGGCTGGAGTCcagatgacgacgacgacgagtCAAACTGATGGCAGATCAAACAAGATCGGACAGTAG
- the LOC137908784 gene encoding synaptic vesicle 2-related protein-like, giving the protein MESWKRTETLTVDDALETIGFGKFQWKLSLLTGLSWTADAMEMMILSILGPQLRCEWRLPSYKVALITSFVFVGMAMSSPLWGNLSDRYGRRVGLIMSMCWTLFYGLLSAFAPTYSWLLFLRSLVGFGIGGIPQAVIFYSEFLPRKMRGTCVMMMSVFWAVGTVFIVLLALWIMPTLGWRWLLVVAAIPLAMFIAFFPWLPESPRFDLLTGNAEKAMATLQRVAKDNGKTMPPGKVTAHTQRDRRKVKDLFSPQYWRMTLLLWFIWFSAAFNYYGLVLLTTELFQSGGMCGTPQGAKPEHSCNLDCNYLTSDDYKDLLWTTAAEIPGVLVFLLIIDRIGRKKSMAMAFFMFSLFILPLYACIGRVAVTIIIFIARASIAGGLQVIYVYMPEVFPTEIRASALGIGSAISKMGSLITPFIASVMLRRSVYLALSLYCGCSLLAGVACLILPIESSGRSLQESNLNQMAGAQEVTATNE; this is encoded by the exons ATGGAGAGCTGGAAGAGGACAG AAACCCTGACAGTAGACGATGCGCTAGAAACCATCGGCTTCGGAAAGTTCCAGTGGAAATTATCTCTCCTCACCGGACTGTCGTGG ACGGCAGACGCCATGGAAATGATGATCCTCAGCATCTTGGGCCCCCAGCTTCGCTGTGAGTGGAGGCTGCCCAGCTACAAGGTGGCTCTCATAACGTCG TTCGTGTTTGTCGGGATGGCGATGAGTTCGCCTCTATGGGGAAACCTCTCCGACAGATATGGCAGACGAGTC GGTCTGATCATGTCTATGTGCTGGACCCTGTTTTATGGTCTGTTGAGCGCCTTCGCTCCAACATATTCCTGGCTCTTGTTCCTGCGGAGCCTCGTCGGCTTCGGCATCGGAGGAATTCCTCAGGC GGTGATATtttactccgagttcctccccaGAAAAATGAGAGGCACCTGCGTCATGATGATGTCG GTATTCTGGGCAGTCGGTACTGTGTTCATAGTCCTCCTGGCATTGTGGATCATGCCAACGCTTGGTTGGAGATGGCTGCTCGTTGTTGCCGCTATACCATTGGCaatgtttattgcctttttTCCG TGGCTTCCCGAAAGTCCTCGCTTTGACTTGCTGACAGGAAACGCAGAGAAAGCCATGGCGACCTTACAGCGTGTGGCCAAAGACAATGGTAAGACCATGCCTCCAGGGAAGGTGACCGCCCACACGCAG AGAGACCGCAGGAAGGTTAAAGATCTCTTTTCTCCTCAGTATTGGAGGAtgactcttcttctgtggtttatTTG GTTTTCTGCTGCCTTTAACTATTATGGTCTGGTCCTGTTAACAACTGAGCTGTTCCAGTCTGGGGGTATGTGTGGCA CGCCCCAAGGAGCCAAACCTGAACACAGCTGTAATCTAGACTGCAATTATTTGACATCAGATGACTATAAAGACCTTTTATGGACAACCGCGGCTGAAATCCCAG GTGTTTTAGTCTTCCTTCTGATAATCGACCGTATTGGCAGGAAGAAGAGCATGGCCATGGCTTTCTTCATGTTCTCCTTGTTCATTTTGCCTTTGTATGCTTGTATCGGCAG GGTAGCTGTCACAATCATTATCTTTATTGCCAGAGCCTCCATCGCTGGAGGACTCCAAGTTATATATGTTTACATGCCAGAG GTGTTTCCGACAGAGATTAGAGCCTCGGCACTGGGAATAGGCAGCGCAATCTCCAAGATGGGCTCCCTGATTACACCGTTCATTGCATCG gTGATGCTCAGGAGGTCGGTGTATTTGGCGCTGTCTCTCTACTGTGGCTGTAGTCTTTTGGCTGGGGTCGCATGCTTGATCCTGCCTATCGAGTCATCGGGCCGGAGTCTGCAGGAATCCAATCTTAACCAGATGGCTGGAGCGCAGGAGGTCACAGCAACTAACGAGTAA
- the myo1hb gene encoding unconventional myosin-Ih, whose amino-acid sequence MEASLTARDRVGLQDFVLLDGYTSETAFLDNLRKRFHENLIYTYIGTLLVSVNPYKEFDIYSKKQMDTYMGVNFFELPPHIYALADNVFRTMQSEFNNHFILISGESGAGKTEASKKILQFYAVSCPSTKLLNNVRDRLLLCNPVLEAFGNAKTLKNDNSSRFGKYMDIQFDHQGGAVGGHILSYLLEKSRVVHQNHGDRNFHIFYQLVEGGEEDLLRWLGLERNCQHYSYLVQGGCAKVSSINDLRDWRTVRKALAVIEFSGGDTEQLFGIIASVLHLGNITFEADARGYASLRENQEMHWLSKLLGIPAQVLQQGLTHRKIEAKAEEVLSPFSVDHAVYARDALAKAVYGRTFNWLVNKINESLANKDSSRKTVIGLLDIYGFEVFNVNSFEQFCINYCNEKLQQLFIQLTLKSEQEEYETEGIEWEPVPYFNNKIICDLVEEKYRGIISLLDEECLRPGEATDLTLLEKMEEKIGGHPHFVTHKLADKKTRKTLERGDFRLLHYAGEVTYCVVGFLDKNNDLLYRNGKEVMRQSKNAIIQHCFPPTEPDSKKRPETVVTQFKSSLVGLTEILTSKEPWYVRCIKPNEAKQPGCFDDVLVRHQVKYLGLMEHLRVRRAGFAYRRKYEIFLQRYKPLCPDTWPNWKGAAAEGVRQLIRHLDYKSDEYKMGRTKIFIRHPRTLFATEDAFQLCKNKLATRIQAKYKGYRVKGDYLKQRQAATKIENCWRGLMARKEREKRAWAVTVIKKFIKGFITRNQPSCFDNTDYLVYVRLSYLRRLKENLPKSVLEKDLWLTPPPVLQEASQLLKKLYIRHMVRNYFRGIFPAKKAQLQLKVLTSSMFKGKKENYPFSVCRPFMDTRIGAEDINIKVLQMIRHEHIKYSVPVVKYDRNGFRPRLRQLVFTQEAAYLVEEAKIKQRVDYSSLKGVSVSNLSDNFLILHVTCDEIKQKGDLVLQCDYLFEALTKLCVIAKKQNYIKVVQGSVRFDIQLGREGFVDFRSGQESVIYRAKNGHLMVESARTKSR is encoded by the exons ATGGAGGCCTCCCTGACAGCACGGGATCGCGTGGGCCTGCAGGACTTTGTTCTGCTGGACGGCTACACGAGTGAGACGGCCTTCCTGGACAACCTAAGGAAACGCTTCCATGAGAATCTCATTTAT ACCTACATTGGGACTCTCTTGGTGTCGGTCAACCCCTACAAAGAGTTTGATATCTACAGCAAGAAGCAGATGGATACCTACATGGGGGTTAACTTCTTTGAGCTCCCACCTCATAT CTATGCACTGGCAGACAATGTCTTCCGCACTATGCAATCTGAGTTCAACAACCACTTCATCCTGATCTCGGGGGAGAGCGGCGCTGGGAAAACCGAGGCTTCCAAGAAAATCCTCCAGTTCTACGCCGTCAGCTGTCCAAGTACCAAACTCCTGAACAACGTCCGGGACCGGCTCCTTCTCTGCAATCCTGTGCTTGAA GCTTTTGGAAATGCCAAAACCCTAAAGAATGACAACTCAAGCCGCTTTGGGAAATACATGGATATCCAGTTTGACCACCAG GGCGGTGCAGTTGGTGGTCACATCTTGAGTTACCTGCTGGAGAAGTCCCGTGTGGTCCATCAGAACCACGGTGATAGAAACTTCCACATCTTCTACCAGCTGGTggaggggggagaggaagaTCTGCTCCGGTGGCTTGGCCTGGAGAGGAACTGCCAGCATTACAGTTACCTGGTGCAG GGTGGTTGTGCCAAAGTGAGCTCAATCAACGATCTACGTGACTGGAGGACTGTGCGGAAAGCGCTCGCTGTCATCGAGTTCAGTGGGGGTGACACCGAG CAACTGTTTGGAATAATCGCGAGTGTGCTCCATCTGGGAAATATCACATTTGAAGCTGACGCCCGAGGGTATGCCTCTCTCAGAGAAAATCAGGAAATGCACTGGCTGTCaaag TTGCTTGGGATTCCTGCGCAGGTGCTGCAGCAGGGTTTGACTCACAGGAAGATTGAAGCCAAAGCAGAGGAG GTGCTCAGTCCCTTCTCTGTGGACCACGCTGTGTATGCCAGGGATGCCCTTGCCAAAGCCGTCTATGGTCGCACTTTTAACTGGTTGGTCAACAAGATCAACGAATCTTTAGCTAACAag GATTCGTCCAGGAAGACGGTGATTGGTCTGTTGGACATCTACGGCTTCgaggtttttaatgttaacag CTTTGAGCAGTTCTGCATCAACTACTGCAACGAGAAGCTCCAGCAGCTTTTCATCCAGCTGACCCTGAAGTCTGAGCAGGAGGAGTACGAGACGGAAGGAATAGAG TGGGAACCGGTGCCATATTTCAACAACAAGATCATCTGTGATCTTGTGGAAGAGAAATACAGAGGAATCATCTCTTTATTG GATGAGGAATGTTTACGTCCTGGAGAAGCCACAGATCTCACCTTActggagaagatggaggaaaAGATTGGCGGCCATCCTCACTTTGTCAC ACATAAACTTGcagacaaaaagacaaggaAGACACTGGAAAGAGGAGACTTCCGCCTCCTGCATTATGCTGGAGAGGTTACATACTGTGTTGTTG GATTCTTGGACAAAAACAACGATCTCCTGTATCGGAATGGGAAAGAG GTGATGCGACAATCCAAGAACGCTATCATCCAGCACTGTTTTCCTCCTACTGAGCCCGATAGCAAGAAGAGACCTGAGACT GTGGTGACTCAGTTTAAGAGCAGTCTGGTGGGCTTGACTGAGATCTTAACGTCGAAGGAGCCCTGGTACGTCCGCTGTATTAAACCCAATGAAGCCAAGCAGCCAG GGTGCTTTGACGACGTGTTGGTGAGGCATCAGGTGAAGTACCTGGGCCTGATGGAGCACCTGAGGGTCAGGCGCGCTGGCTTTGCCTACCGGCGCAAATACGAAATCTTTCTTCAGAG ATATAAGCCCCTGTGTCCCGACACCTGGCCCAACTGGAAAGGTGCCGCAGCAGAAGGCGTGCGCCAGCTGATCAGACACCTGGACTACAAATCTGATGAGTACAAAATGGGCCG GACAAAGATTTTCATCCGGCACCCAAGAACTCTGTTTGCAACAGAAGACGCCTTTCAGCTCTGCAAAAATAAACTAG CAACAAGGATTCAGGCTAAATACAAGGGCTACCGAGTGAAAGGAGACTACCTGAAACAGAGACAGGCTG CCACCAAGATTGAGAACTGCTGGCGAGGCCTGATGGCAAGGAAGGAGCGTGAAAAGAGAGCGTGGGCGGTGACGGTCATCAAGAA GTTCATCAAAGGCTTCATAACTAGAAATCAGCCATCCTGCTTTGACAATACTGATTACCTGGTGTACGTGAGGCTCAGCTACCTCAGACGGCTGAAGGAAAACCTTCCCAAATCCGTCCTGGAGAAAGACCTTTGGCTCACCCCTCCACCTGTGCTGCAAGAG gcTTCCCAGCTGCTGAAAAAGCTTTATATTCGCCACATGGTGCGAAATTACTTTAGAGGAATCTTCCCGGCGAAAAAAGCACAG CTTCAGTTAAAAGTACTTACAAGCTCCATGTTCAAGGGAAAGAAGGAAAACTACCCCTTCAGTGTGTGCAGGCCATTCATGGACACCCGGATAG GTGCAGAAGATATAAACATCAAAGTGCTTCAGATGATTCGGCACGAACACATCAAG TACAGCGTGCCCGTGGTGAAGTACGACAGAAACGGGTTCAGGCCTCGTCTCCGGCAGCTCGTCTTCACGCAGGAAGCTGCCTACCTGGTGGAAGAAGCCAAGATCAAGCAGCGGGTCGATTACAGCTCTCTGAAAG gtgTGTCGGTCAGCAACCTGAGTGACAACTTCTTGATCCTTCATGTTACATGTgatgaaatcaaacaaaaa GGGGATCTGGTTCTGCAGTGCGACTACTTGTTTGAGGCCCTGACTAAGCTGTGTGTTATTGCCAAGAAGCAGAACTACATTAAAGTGGTCCAGGGCAG TGTGAGATTTGACATCCAGCTTGGCAGAGAGGGGTTCGTTGACTTCAGGAGCGGTCAGGAGTCCGTGATCTACAGGGCCAAGAACGGCCATTTGATGGTG GAATCTGCGAGAACAAAGTCCAGATGA
- the LOC137908782 gene encoding synaptic vesicle 2-related protein-like has protein sequence MHAISSEMSNPDYFQTLTVDDALETIGFGKFQWKLSLLTGLSWTADAMEIMIISILGPQLRCEWRLPSYKVALMTSAVFVGICISSPLWGHVFDTFGRRVGLIMSMCWTLFYGLLSAFAPTYFWILFLRCLVGFGIGGSSQAVTLYSEFLPIKIRGTCITMMSVFWAVGCVFEVLLALWIMPKLGWRWLLIVSTLPPTIFICFCFWLPESPRFDLLTGNAERAMATLQRVAKDNGKAMPPGKVTAHTQKDRGQIKDLLSPLYWRTTLLLWFIWFVIAFSYYGLVLLSSQLLQSGGLCGCTVTQGAKAEPSCKYLTSDDYKGLLWTSLAEFPGALLILLVIDRIGRKKSEAICFFMFCLSILPLYACIGRVALTICISIARAFISGGTKVVVVYTSEAFPTESRALALGTCYGMANLGSLVTPFVSEVMLRYSVYLTLSVYIAISLLAGVACLSLPVETLGRGLQETYLEQEEEIQ, from the exons atgcacgCCATCAGCAGTGAAATGAGCAACCCGGATTATTTCC AAACCCTCACAGTAGACGATGCGCTGGAAACCATCGGCTTCGGAAAGTTCCAGTGGAAATTATCTCTCCTCACCGGACTGTCGTGG ACGGCAGACGCCATGGAAATTATGATCATCAGCATCTTGGGCCCCCAGCTTCGCTGTGAGTGGAGGCTGCCCAGCTACAAGGTGGCTCTCATGACGTCG gcgGTGTTTGTTGGCATCTGCATCAGCTCCCCTCTGTGGGGACATGTGTTCGACACGTTTGGCAGAAGAGTT GGTCTGATCATGTCTATGTGCTGGACCCTGTTTTATGGTCTGTTGAGCGCCTTTGCTCCAACATATTTCTGGATCTTGTTCCTGCGGTGCCTCGTCGGCTTCGGCATCGGAGGAAGTTCTCAGGC GGTGACGTTGTACTCAGAGTTCCTGCCCATAAAGATAAGAGGTACCTGCATCACGATGATGTCG GTATTCTGGGCAGTTGGTTGTGTGTTCGAGGTCCTCCTGGCATTGTGGATCATGCCAAAGCTTGGTTGGAGATGGCTGCTCATTGTATCCACTCTACCTCCAACAATATTCATCTGCTTCTGCTTT TGGCTTCCCGAAAGTCCTCGCTTTGACTTGCTGACAGGAAACGCAGAGAGAGCCATGGCGACCTTACAGCGTGTCGCCAAAGACAATGGTAAGGCCATGCCTCCAGGGAAGGTGACCGCCCACACGCAG aaaGACCGCGGGCAGATTAAAgatctcctttctcctctgtaTTGGAGGACTACTCTCCTTCTGTGGTTTATCTG gTTTGTCATTGCCTTTTCTTATTATGGTCTGGTCCTGTTATCATCTCAGCTGTTGCAGTCTGGAGGTCTGTGTGGTTGTACCG TGACACAAGGAGCCAAAGCTGAACCCAGCTGCAAATATCTGACATCAGATGACTACAAAGGCCTTTTATGGACAAGTCTGGCTGAATTTCCAG GTGCTTTGCTCATTCTTCTGGTAATTGACCGCattgggaggaagaagagcgagGCGATCTGCTtcttcatgttttgtttgtccatTCTGCCTTTATATGCTTGTATTGGGAG GGTCGCTCTTACAATCTGCATCTCTATTGCCAGAGCCTTCATCTCTGGAGGAACCAAGGTTGTCGTGGTCTACACATCAGAG GCATTTCCGACAGAATCTAGAGCTTTGGCATTGGGGACTTGTTATGGCATGGCAAACCTGGGTTCTCTGGTTACACCTTTTGTATCAGAG gtgaTGCTCCGGTATTCCGTATATTTGACCCTCTCGGTATACATCGCCATTTCCCTTCTGGCTGGGGTCGCATGCTTGAGTCTTCCTGTTGAGACATTAGGCAGAGGTCTGCAGGAGACATATCtcgagcaggaggaagagatcCAGTGA
- the LOC137908778 gene encoding synaptic vesicle 2-related protein-like, translating to MEGQCPFYRDHRRPAIDLYSVSIDASSQSDWLFMFADLLRGGEQFVGQSYENKGADNEEGKPASRSRSDKTWETFTVQDALETFGFGKFQLKLCILTGLAWTGEAVEMVILSILGPQLHCEWRLPTYEVALIALMLFVGMIIGSPLWGNVFDKLGRRVGLISSMCWTLFYGLLSAFAPAYTWVLLLRGLVGFGIAGCSQSVTLYSEFLPIKMKGPRIMIMKVFWSFGTVMEVLLAIWIMPRLGWRWLLGVSVLPKAIFVCFSFWLPESPHFDLMAGNTEKVMLTLQRVAKENGQTMLQGKVIPQIENNRGQIKDLFAPQYWRATLLLWFIWFAAAFSYYGLILLTTELFQSGDPCGRTQRTEDEHVCFLECQYLTLTDYKDLLWTTLAEFPGVLFFLLMVDRIGRKISLALCFFMFSLFILPLHACVGRVVLTIFIFIARAFIAGGFQLVFVYTPQVFPIKNRALAVGTCNAVGRAGSLVTPFVSEVMLRKSFNLTLSAYFVCSLLAGIACLMLPNKTLSAALQESKLDNEDGVQTNLCSASLEVIGTLGRPPAGLDDGFLHDD from the exons ATGGAGGGACAATGCCCTTTCTACAGGGACCACAGACGTCCAGCGATAGACCTTTACAGTGTCTCGATCGATGCATCTTCCCAGAGTGACTGGCTTTTCATGTTTGCCGACTTGCTCAG GGGCGGGGAGCAATTCGTGGGTCAGAGCTATGAGAACAAAGGCGCCGACAATGAAGAAGGAAAACCTGcgtccagatccagatctgACAAAACAT GGGAAACCTTTACGGTACAAGATGCGCTGGAAACCTTCGGGTTTGGGAAATTCCAGTTGAAATTATGTATCCTCACGGGATTGGCATGG ACAGGAGAAGCCGTGGAGATGGTGATCCTCAGCATCCTGGGCCCCCAGCTTCACTGTGAGTGGAGGCTGCCCACCTATGAAGTGGCTCTCATTGCTTTG ATGCTGTTTGTTGGGATGATAATCGGTTCCCCTTTATGGGGGAATGTGTTCGACAAGCTTGGCAGAAGAGTC GGTCTGATCAGTTCTATGTGCTGGACCCTGTTTTATGGTCTGTTGAGTGCCTTCGCTCCGGCCTATACCTGGGTATTGCTCCTGCGGGGTCTTGTAGGTTTTGGCATTGCAGGATGTTCTCAGTC GGTGACACTGTACTCAGAGTTCCTCCCCATAAAAATGAAAGGACCCCGCATCATGATCATGAAG GTATTTTGGTCATTTGGTACTGTGATGGAGGTCCTGCTAGCTATTTGGATCATGCCCAGGCTTGGTTGGAGATGGCTGCTCGGTGTGTCCGTCCTGCCAAAGGCTATATTTGTCTGCTTCAGCTTT TGGCTTCCCGAAAGTCCTCATTTCGACTTGATGGCGGGAAACACAGAGAAAGTCATGTTAACTTTACAGCGTGTCGCCAAAGAGAATGGTCAGACCATGCTTCAAGGGAAAGTGATCCCGCAAATAGAG AACAACCGCGGGCAGATTAAAGACCTCTTCGCACCTCAGTATTGGAGAGcgactcttcttctgtggtttatCTG GTTTGCTGCTGCCTTTTCCTATTACGGTCTAATCCTGCTGACGACCGAGCTGTTCCAGTCTGGAGACCCGTGTGGGA GGACCCAAAGAACCGAGGATGAACACGTTTGTTTTCTAGAGTGTCAGTATTTGACATTAACTGACTACAAAGACCTTTTATGGACAACCTTGGCGGAATTCCCAG gtgttttatttttccttcttatGGTTGACCGTATTGGGAGGAAAATAAGCCtggcattgtgtttttttatgttctctttGTTCATTTTGCCTTTACATGCTTGTGTTGGGAG GGTAGTGCTTACAATCTTCATCTTTATCGCCAGAGCCTTCATCGCTGGAGGATTTCAACTTGTCTTTGTTTACACACCACAG GTTTTCCCGATCAAAAATAGAGCCTTGGCAGTGGGAACTTGCAATGCAGTTGGCAGGGCGGGTTCCCTGGTTACTCCCTTTGTGTCAGAG GTAATGCTCAGGAAATCCTTTAATTTGACCCTGTCAGCGTACTTCGTCTGTTCGCTGCTGGCTGGTATTGCATGCTTGATGCTGCCTAACAAGACGCTGAGCGCAGCTCTGCAGGAGTCCAAGCTTGACAATGAGGATGGAGTGCAGAcaa ATCTATGCTCAGCATCCCTGGAGGTGATCGGAACCTTGGGCCGGCCCCCGGCCGGCCTGGACGATGGGTTTCTGCATGATGATTGA